One Gimesia sp. genomic window carries:
- a CDS encoding sugar phosphate isomerase/epimerase family protein, whose product MTQASSRRDFLKQTAAFSTGLAVSGWAGSLLANTALNQPLYKISLAQWSLHRALRGGKLDNLDFAKVTKEEFGINAVEYVNQFFKDKAEDKKYLAEMNQRAADVGVKNVLIMIDGEGALGDPDAKKRTQAIKNHHKWVTAAKTLGCHSIRVNARSNGSYEEQQKLAADGLRRLTEFAKKYGINVLVENHGGLSSNGAWLAGVMKMVNMPECGTLPDFGNFVLDRKTGEQYDRYKGVKELMPYAKAVSAKTHDFDKDGNEINTDYVKMMQIVLDAGYHGYVGIEYEGKKLDEYAGIKASKKLLLKVREELTPEETADPCCGQEGYYAPQRRRLFGRRLFRR is encoded by the coding sequence ATGACACAAGCCTCATCGCGCCGTGACTTTCTGAAACAGACCGCCGCTTTTTCAACAGGACTGGCCGTCTCCGGCTGGGCCGGTTCCCTGCTGGCCAACACCGCATTGAACCAGCCTCTGTATAAGATCTCCCTGGCCCAATGGTCGCTGCACCGGGCACTGCGCGGGGGCAAACTGGACAACCTCGATTTTGCCAAAGTCACTAAAGAAGAGTTCGGCATCAATGCGGTCGAGTACGTGAATCAGTTCTTCAAAGATAAAGCTGAGGACAAGAAATACCTGGCGGAAATGAATCAGCGTGCCGCCGACGTGGGCGTTAAGAACGTGCTGATCATGATCGACGGAGAAGGGGCTCTGGGTGATCCGGATGCCAAAAAACGGACCCAGGCGATCAAAAATCATCACAAGTGGGTTACCGCTGCCAAGACACTGGGCTGTCATTCCATTCGCGTGAATGCCCGCAGCAACGGCAGCTACGAAGAACAGCAGAAACTGGCCGCCGATGGTCTGCGTCGCCTGACTGAGTTCGCCAAAAAGTACGGCATCAACGTGCTGGTGGAAAACCATGGCGGGTTGTCGTCCAACGGTGCCTGGCTGGCCGGTGTGATGAAAATGGTCAACATGCCTGAATGTGGCACGCTGCCCGACTTCGGAAACTTCGTACTCGATCGCAAAACCGGCGAGCAGTACGATCGCTACAAAGGCGTCAAAGAACTGATGCCTTATGCCAAAGCCGTCAGTGCCAAAACGCACGATTTTGATAAAGATGGTAACGAGATCAACACCGACTATGTGAAGATGATGCAGATCGTACTGGACGCCGGCTATCACGGTTACGTGGGCATTGAGTATGAAGGCAAGAAGCTCGATGAGTACGCGGGCATCAAGGCCAGCAAGAAGCTGCTGCTCAAAGTTCGCGAAGAGCTGACTCCCGAGGAAACCGCAGATCCCTGCTGTGGACAGGAAGGGTACTATGCACCGCAGCGTCGTCGCCTGTTCGGTCGGCGTCTGTTCCGCAGATAA
- the metF gene encoding methylenetetrahydrofolate reductase [NAD(P)H] produces MRISEIYRSGTFGLSVEIFPPKNESGDAELFRTLEELVRYKPAFVSCTYGAGGSTSKRTIELCDTIQKDLHSTATAHFTCVGSTREQLVDWLKEASEAGIGNIMALRGDPPKGEETFIPADGGLRYASELVTLIRENFPKMGIGVAGYPEVHPEALTPQADLENLKRKVDAGADAIYTQLFFNNQHFYRFQERCAQAGIDRPIIPGIMPITEYRRIQRIMSMCSSEFPAELVGRLEAAQDDLDAQFEIGVEYAIAQCQELIDAGVPGMHFYVLNRSQACKRIFDALGWHESVA; encoded by the coding sequence ATGCGAATCAGCGAAATTTATCGTTCGGGAACCTTTGGTCTCTCTGTAGAAATTTTCCCTCCCAAAAATGAAAGTGGCGATGCAGAGTTGTTTCGTACACTGGAGGAACTGGTTCGTTACAAACCTGCTTTCGTCTCCTGTACTTATGGCGCGGGCGGATCTACCAGCAAGCGAACCATCGAACTCTGCGATACCATTCAGAAAGACCTGCATTCGACTGCGACGGCCCACTTCACCTGTGTCGGTTCCACCCGCGAGCAACTGGTTGACTGGCTGAAGGAAGCCAGCGAGGCTGGCATCGGTAACATCATGGCACTCCGCGGGGACCCACCTAAGGGGGAAGAAACTTTCATCCCCGCAGACGGTGGTCTGAGGTATGCCAGCGAACTCGTCACCCTCATTCGTGAGAATTTCCCCAAGATGGGCATCGGTGTCGCCGGCTACCCCGAAGTGCACCCCGAGGCGCTGACTCCACAGGCTGATCTGGAAAACCTCAAACGAAAAGTCGATGCGGGCGCAGATGCGATCTACACCCAGCTCTTCTTCAACAACCAGCACTTCTATCGCTTCCAGGAACGTTGTGCCCAGGCAGGCATTGATCGTCCAATCATCCCCGGCATCATGCCGATTACCGAATACCGGCGGATCCAGCGGATCATGTCGATGTGCAGTTCCGAGTTCCCTGCCGAGCTCGTGGGCCGGCTCGAAGCCGCTCAGGATGACCTCGATGCTCAGTTTGAGATCGGCGTGGAATACGCCATCGCGCAGTGCCAGGAGCTAATCGATGCGGGTGTTCCGGGCATGCACTTCTACGTGTTGAACCGTTCGCAGGCCTGCAAGCGGATTTTTGATGCCCTGGGCTGGCACGAATCCGTAGCCTGA
- the aroE gene encoding shikimate dehydrogenase — protein MNQPLNFKQELTCVFGQPVAENPTQCMMEAAYNACGLEWRYLTIEVAPENLAQAVGGLRAMGFRGANLTIPHKVEVIQYLDGISDAAAMMGAVNCIVHKDDQLLGENTDGKGFVQSLKEVTDPAGKKIVMFGAGGAARAIGVETALAGATEISIVNRSAERGEALAQLLQEKTSVPTTFTKWDGNYTLADDVDVVINATSIGLFPDVDAVFPLDFASLKSNMIVSDVIPNPPETHLLREAAKAGCTTLDGLGMLVNQGVIGFQLWTGVDPDPQVMRAALEEVFGV, from the coding sequence ATGAATCAGCCGCTCAACTTCAAACAGGAACTGACGTGTGTGTTCGGACAACCGGTCGCAGAGAACCCCACGCAGTGCATGATGGAAGCTGCCTACAATGCCTGTGGTCTGGAATGGCGGTACCTGACAATTGAAGTGGCTCCCGAAAATCTGGCCCAGGCCGTCGGCGGTCTGCGGGCGATGGGCTTCCGCGGCGCGAATCTGACCATCCCGCATAAAGTCGAAGTCATCCAGTACCTCGATGGTATCAGCGATGCCGCCGCGATGATGGGGGCCGTGAACTGCATCGTCCACAAAGACGACCAGCTGCTGGGTGAGAACACCGACGGCAAAGGTTTCGTGCAGTCGTTAAAAGAAGTGACTGACCCGGCCGGTAAAAAGATCGTGATGTTTGGTGCCGGCGGCGCGGCGCGCGCGATTGGCGTGGAAACCGCCCTCGCAGGTGCAACTGAAATCTCGATCGTCAACCGCAGTGCCGAGCGCGGCGAGGCGCTCGCGCAGCTGCTTCAGGAAAAGACCAGCGTTCCCACCACGTTCACGAAATGGGATGGCAACTATACCCTCGCGGACGATGTGGACGTCGTCATCAACGCCACTTCGATCGGTCTCTTTCCCGATGTGGACGCCGTCTTCCCGCTCGACTTCGCTTCTCTCAAATCGAACATGATTGTCTCGGACGTGATTCCTAATCCTCCCGAGACCCACCTGCTCCGCGAAGCCGCCAAAGCTGGCTGCACCACCCTCGACGGTCTGGGCATGCTCGTCAACCAGGGCGTGATCGGTTTCCAGCTCTGGACCGGCGTGGACCCCGATCCCCAGGTGATGCGCGCCGCCCTCGAAGAAGTCTTCGGCGTCTGA
- the ahcY gene encoding adenosylhomocysteinase: MSTETNPLPYKVKDYSEEEFQKLAAWGRKEIELAETEMPGLMALREKYGKDQPLKGARIAGCLHMTIQTAVLIETLTALGAEVRWSSCNIFSTQDHAAAAIAATGVPVFAWKGMNEEEFDWCIEQTLFWPNGEGLNMILDDGGDLTVMVHERYPELLKEIKGLTEETTTGVHRLHQMFEQGKLGVPAINVNDSVTKSKFDNLYGCRESLADGIKRATDIMIAGKVVVVCGYGDVGKGCADAMKGLGARVLITEIDPICALQAAMEGYEVTTMEDAASRGDIFVTSTGCCDVIRGDHMDQMKNEAIVCNIGHFDSEIQVAYLKNRSDIEQIEIKPQVDKFVYPDGKAIIVLAEGRLVNLGCATGHPSFVMSNSFTNQVIGQIELWNNEDQYEIGVYMLPKQLDEEVARLHLEKLGVKLSKLTDAQAEYLGIPVEGPYKPDYYRY, from the coding sequence ATGTCCACCGAAACCAACCCGTTGCCGTATAAAGTGAAGGATTACAGCGAAGAAGAATTCCAGAAACTCGCTGCCTGGGGTCGCAAGGAAATCGAGCTGGCAGAAACGGAAATGCCAGGTTTGATGGCACTGCGGGAAAAGTACGGAAAAGATCAGCCTCTGAAAGGAGCCCGGATCGCCGGCTGTCTGCACATGACCATTCAGACAGCTGTGCTGATCGAAACTCTGACCGCTCTGGGCGCTGAAGTCCGCTGGTCCAGCTGTAACATTTTCTCCACCCAGGATCACGCTGCTGCAGCCATCGCTGCCACCGGTGTTCCCGTCTTCGCCTGGAAAGGGATGAACGAAGAGGAATTTGACTGGTGTATCGAGCAGACTCTGTTCTGGCCCAACGGCGAAGGTCTGAACATGATCCTCGACGACGGCGGCGACCTGACCGTGATGGTCCATGAAAGGTATCCCGAGCTGCTGAAGGAGATCAAAGGTCTGACCGAAGAGACCACGACCGGCGTGCACCGCCTGCACCAGATGTTCGAACAGGGCAAACTGGGCGTTCCCGCCATCAACGTCAATGACTCCGTCACCAAGAGCAAGTTCGACAACCTCTACGGTTGCCGGGAATCGCTGGCTGACGGAATCAAACGGGCCACCGACATCATGATCGCCGGCAAGGTCGTTGTTGTCTGTGGTTACGGCGATGTGGGTAAAGGCTGTGCCGACGCGATGAAAGGCCTCGGCGCCCGCGTGCTGATCACCGAAATCGATCCGATCTGTGCTCTGCAGGCTGCCATGGAAGGTTACGAAGTTACCACCATGGAAGATGCTGCCAGCCGCGGCGACATCTTTGTGACCTCTACCGGCTGCTGCGACGTCATCCGGGGCGATCACATGGACCAGATGAAGAACGAAGCCATCGTCTGCAACATCGGTCACTTCGACTCTGAAATTCAGGTCGCCTACCTGAAGAACCGCAGCGATATCGAGCAGATCGAAATCAAGCCACAGGTCGACAAGTTCGTCTACCCCGACGGCAAAGCGATCATCGTGCTGGCCGAAGGCCGTCTGGTTAACCTGGGTTGTGCCACCGGCCACCCCTCGTTCGTGATGTCCAACAGCTTCACCAACCAGGTGATCGGCCAGATCGAACTCTGGAACAACGAAGACCAGTACGAAATCGGAGTCTACATGCTGCCTAAGCAGCTGGACGAAGAAGTCGCCCGTCTGCACCTGGAGAAACTGGGCGTGAAACTGTCCAAACTCACAGACGCACAGGCTGAGTATCTGGGAATTCCAGTAGAAGGTCCCTACAAGCCGGACTACTACCGCTACTAA